The following are encoded in a window of Microcoleus sp. FACHB-831 genomic DNA:
- the ndhD1 gene encoding photosynthetic/respiratory NAD(P)H-quinone oxidoreductase subunit D1, producing MENFPWLTFIILFPVAASLLIPIIPDKDGRTVRWYALIIGLIDFAVMVYAFYTQYDFSNPNLQMVESYSWVPQIDLKWSLGVDGLSMPLVLLTGFITTLATLAAWPVTFKPKLFYFLILAMYGGQIAVFAVQDMLLFFLVWELELIPVYLLLAIWGGKKRLYAATKFILYTAGGSLFILVAALAMAFYGDTLTFDMRALGAKDYALNFQLLIYAGFLIAYGVKLPIIPLHTWLPDAHGEATAPVHMLLAGILLKMGGYALVRMNAQMLPDAHAVFAPVLVILGVTNIIYAALTSFAQRNLKRKIAYSSISHMGFVLIGLGSFTDLGLSGAVLQMVSHGLIGASLFFLVGATYDRTHTLMLDEMGGVGQKMRKIFAMFTACSMASLALPGMSGFVAELMVFVGFATSDAYNSTFKVVVVFLAAVGVILTPIYLLSMLREIFYGSENKELVEHEALIDAEPREVFIIACLLVPIIGIGFYPKLLTQIYDATTIQLTERLRDSVPTLAQQRQTAETVSLRAPSIGGS from the coding sequence ATTGAAAATTTTCCTTGGCTAACTTTCATCATTTTGTTTCCCGTTGCGGCGTCGCTTCTAATACCGATTATTCCCGATAAAGATGGTCGGACAGTGCGCTGGTACGCGCTGATTATCGGGTTGATTGATTTTGCCGTAATGGTTTATGCCTTCTATACCCAGTACGACTTTTCTAACCCCAATCTCCAAATGGTGGAAAGTTACTCTTGGGTACCCCAAATCGACTTAAAGTGGTCGTTGGGTGTGGATGGCTTATCGATGCCCTTGGTATTACTCACTGGCTTCATTACTACATTGGCAACTTTGGCAGCTTGGCCCGTTACATTTAAGCCAAAGCTGTTTTACTTTTTGATACTGGCAATGTATGGCGGTCAGATTGCCGTGTTTGCCGTCCAGGATATGCTGTTGTTTTTCCTGGTGTGGGAACTGGAACTGATTCCCGTCTACTTGCTGCTGGCAATCTGGGGTGGCAAGAAGCGCCTGTACGCGGCGACGAAATTTATTTTGTATACCGCAGGCGGTTCGCTGTTCATTTTGGTGGCGGCGTTGGCGATGGCGTTTTACGGCGATACGCTAACGTTTGATATGAGAGCGCTGGGCGCTAAAGATTACGCCCTCAATTTTCAACTCTTGATCTACGCTGGTTTCTTGATTGCCTACGGCGTCAAGCTTCCCATCATTCCCCTACATACGTGGCTTCCCGATGCTCACGGCGAAGCTACAGCACCCGTGCATATGTTGCTGGCTGGTATTCTTTTGAAAATGGGTGGATACGCCTTAGTTCGGATGAATGCTCAGATGCTCCCCGACGCTCATGCTGTCTTTGCGCCAGTGTTAGTGATTTTGGGCGTTACCAACATTATCTACGCGGCTCTTACGTCTTTTGCCCAGCGAAATCTTAAGCGCAAAATCGCTTATTCCTCGATTTCCCACATGGGATTTGTGCTAATTGGCCTTGGCTCGTTTACCGATTTGGGCTTAAGCGGTGCAGTCTTGCAAATGGTATCTCACGGGTTAATTGGGGCGAGTTTGTTCTTCTTGGTAGGAGCAACTTACGACCGCACGCACACCCTGATGCTTGATGAAATGGGCGGCGTCGGTCAGAAGATGCGTAAAATTTTCGCCATGTTTACTGCTTGTTCTATGGCATCTTTGGCGTTGCCTGGGATGAGCGGATTTGTAGCAGAATTAATGGTGTTTGTAGGCTTTGCTACGAGCGATGCTTATAACTCTACGTTTAAGGTTGTGGTGGTTTTCTTAGCAGCAGTTGGTGTTATTCTTACGCCCATCTATTTACTATCGATGCTGCGGGAAATTTTCTACGGTTCGGAGAACAAAGAGTTAGTTGAACACGAAGCTTTGATTGATGCGGAACCACGTGAGGTGTTTATCATTGCTTGTTTGTTGGTGCCGATTATTGGGATTGGTTTTTATCCCAAGTTGTTGACGCAGATTTACGATGCGACAACGATACAGTTGACGGAACGGCTGCGTGATTCTGTGCCAACTTTGGCGCAGCAGCGACAGACAGCGGAAACGGTGTCTTTGCGTGCGCCGAGTATCGGTGGTAGTTAG
- a CDS encoding NAD(P)H-quinone oxidoreductase subunit 5, whose amino-acid sequence MEPLYQYAWLIPVLPLAGAMLVGLGLISINRLTNRLRQLNAVFIVSLIGAAMTYSFALLWSQIQGHEPYTRSLEWAAAGNFHLSMGYTIDHLTALMLVIVTTVAFLVMIYTDGYMAHDPGYVRFYAYLSLFSSSMLGLVVSANLVQVYIFWELVGMCSYLLIGFWYDRKGAADACQKAFVTNRVGDFGLLLGILGLYWATGSFDFDIMGDRLHAFVEQGYLSAGLAALFAILVFMGPVAKSAQFPLHVWLPDAMEGPTPISALIHAATMVAAGVFLIARMYPVFEGIPLAMNVIAWTGALTAFLGATIAITQNDIKKGLAYSTMSQLGYMVMALGVGAYSAGLFHLMTHAYFKAMMFLGSGSVIHGMENVVGHDAVLAQDMRLMGGLRKYMPITASTFLIGTLAISGIPPFAGFWSKDEILGSAFAANPVLWGIGWLTAGMTAFYMFRMYFRTFEGKFRGNEMDIRKQLLAGAGEAPAELAFGPGAMDTRELHSKGHDSHSHDEHGDHHHSEFPHESPITMTLPLMILAIPSALIGLVGTPFNNYFEEFIHAPSESTAEVLEHAAEFNLTEFLIMAGNSVGIALIGITLASLMYLRGKIDPAAIAAKIPALYKLSLNKWYFDDIYNAVFVQGIRRVARQVMEVDFRVVDGAVNLTGLATLLSGESLKYFETGRAQFYALIVFGAVLVGVIVFSVT is encoded by the coding sequence ATGGAACCGCTCTATCAATATGCCTGGTTAATCCCAGTCCTGCCACTAGCTGGAGCAATGCTGGTCGGTTTGGGACTAATCTCGATTAATCGGTTGACCAACCGTTTGCGGCAGTTAAACGCCGTCTTCATCGTCTCGCTAATCGGGGCAGCGATGACTTACTCCTTTGCCCTTCTCTGGAGTCAAATTCAAGGGCACGAGCCATACACCCGCAGCCTGGAATGGGCAGCGGCTGGAAATTTTCACCTGAGTATGGGCTACACCATCGACCATCTCACCGCCTTGATGTTGGTAATTGTTACCACCGTCGCTTTCCTGGTGATGATCTACACCGATGGTTACATGGCTCACGATCCGGGGTACGTGCGCTTCTATGCGTACCTGAGCCTGTTTAGCTCCTCGATGTTGGGTCTTGTAGTTAGCGCCAACCTCGTGCAGGTGTATATCTTCTGGGAACTGGTCGGTATGTGTTCCTACTTGCTGATCGGCTTTTGGTACGATCGCAAGGGCGCAGCCGATGCTTGCCAAAAAGCTTTTGTCACCAACCGCGTAGGCGACTTTGGCCTGCTTTTGGGGATACTCGGCCTGTACTGGGCAACCGGAAGCTTTGATTTTGATATCATGGGCGATCGCCTGCATGCCTTCGTCGAACAAGGCTACTTAAGTGCAGGTCTCGCCGCTTTGTTTGCGATTTTGGTCTTTATGGGGCCAGTGGCTAAATCCGCTCAGTTCCCCTTGCACGTTTGGCTGCCAGATGCGATGGAAGGCCCCACGCCCATCTCAGCCCTAATCCACGCGGCGACGATGGTGGCCGCTGGTGTCTTCCTGATTGCACGGATGTACCCCGTGTTTGAAGGCATCCCCCTAGCAATGAACGTCATTGCTTGGACGGGTGCTCTAACTGCCTTCTTGGGGGCAACAATTGCCATTACCCAAAATGACATTAAGAAGGGCCTAGCCTATTCCACAATGTCCCAGCTAGGCTACATGGTGATGGCGCTGGGAGTTGGTGCTTACAGTGCTGGACTCTTCCACCTGATGACCCACGCCTACTTCAAGGCGATGATGTTTTTGGGTAGTGGTTCGGTAATTCACGGCATGGAAAATGTCGTAGGTCACGATGCCGTCTTAGCGCAGGATATGCGTTTGATGGGTGGATTGCGGAAGTATATGCCCATCACCGCTAGCACGTTTTTGATCGGAACGTTGGCGATTTCGGGGATTCCTCCTTTTGCAGGGTTTTGGTCGAAAGATGAAATCCTGGGTTCTGCCTTTGCAGCCAATCCGGTTCTGTGGGGCATCGGCTGGCTGACGGCGGGGATGACTGCGTTCTATATGTTCCGGATGTATTTCCGGACGTTTGAGGGCAAGTTCCGGGGCAATGAGATGGATATTCGCAAGCAACTCCTAGCGGGAGCAGGAGAGGCTCCGGCTGAGTTAGCCTTTGGCCCTGGTGCGATGGATACCAGAGAGTTGCATTCAAAGGGACATGACAGCCACAGTCATGACGAGCATGGAGATCATCACCACAGCGAGTTTCCCCATGAGTCACCGATAACGATGACTCTGCCGCTGATGATTTTGGCTATTCCTTCAGCGCTGATTGGTTTGGTAGGAACGCCGTTTAACAACTACTTCGAGGAGTTTATTCATGCTCCTTCGGAATCGACGGCTGAGGTGTTGGAACACGCGGCTGAGTTTAACTTGACGGAATTTCTGATCATGGCGGGTAATTCGGTGGGAATTGCCTTGATTGGGATTACCTTAGCTTCGCTGATGTATCTGCGGGGTAAGATCGACCCGGCTGCGATCGCTGCTAAAATCCCCGCTCTGTACAAACTATCTCTCAACAAGTGGTACTTCGACGACATCTATAACGCTGTCTTCGTTCAAGGCATTCGCCGAGTTGCGCGGCAAGTTATGGAAGTAGACTTTCGGGTTGTCGATGGTGCAGTTAACTTGACTGGCTTGGCTACGCTCTTAAGTGGTGAAAGTCTGAAATACTTTGAAACAGGTCGCGCCCAATTCTATGCGCTGATTGTGTTTGGGGCAGTTCTCGTAGGAGTAATTGTCTTTAGCGTGACTTGA
- a CDS encoding co-chaperone YbbN, translating to MVLTVSDRTFSQEVLESSTPVLVHFWAPWCGLCRIINPLLMRFQSDWGAKVKLVGINADQSLKLANTYRLTTLPTIILFENGKVVHRLEGFNGREDLLRALENTMVTSLQTSA from the coding sequence ATGGTGCTGACTGTTAGCGATCGCACGTTTTCACAAGAAGTTTTAGAATCTTCCACTCCAGTGCTAGTTCATTTTTGGGCGCCCTGGTGTGGCCTTTGTCGGATAATTAATCCGCTACTGATGCGTTTTCAGTCAGATTGGGGCGCAAAAGTCAAATTAGTCGGAATTAATGCCGATCAAAGTTTAAAGCTCGCAAACACGTATCGGCTGACAACCCTACCCACAATAATCTTGTTTGAGAACGGCAAAGTCGTTCACCGACTCGAAGGCTTTAACGGACGGGAGGATTTGCTTCGGGCGCTAGAAAATACTATGGTAACTTCCTTACAAACTTCGGCTTAG
- a CDS encoding NnrU family protein, whose protein sequence is MSFDRWQLDSHLIMLGLLLGFALAHSGLASLRPWGETKIGPRLYRVLFALVSLPLAVVLIVYFFNHRYDGLQLWQAQGVPGVKPTVWILSAISFLFLYPATFNLLEIAAIQKPAVHLYETGIIRITRHPQMVGQVIWCIAHTLWIGTTFTLVTSIGLVLHHAFGVWHGDRRLSSRYGQAFEAVKARTSIVPFLAIFQGRQTLEWREFLRPSYVGVAGFVFLLWWAHPFLLRVTANVNL, encoded by the coding sequence ATGAGTTTTGACCGCTGGCAATTGGATAGCCATTTGATTATGCTGGGACTGCTGCTAGGCTTTGCTCTAGCTCATAGCGGCCTTGCTTCCCTCCGACCTTGGGGCGAAACTAAAATCGGCCCCCGCCTCTATCGCGTTCTCTTTGCCTTAGTCAGCCTACCTTTAGCAGTCGTGCTGATTGTTTATTTCTTTAATCATCGCTATGACGGCTTGCAGTTGTGGCAAGCTCAAGGCGTACCAGGAGTAAAACCCACCGTCTGGATACTGTCGGCAATTTCCTTCTTATTTCTTTACCCGGCGACCTTTAACCTACTCGAAATTGCCGCCATCCAAAAACCCGCAGTCCACCTCTACGAAACTGGGATCATCCGCATCACCAGACACCCCCAAATGGTAGGACAAGTAATTTGGTGTATCGCCCACACTCTCTGGATTGGCACCACCTTTACCCTAGTGACATCCATCGGGCTTGTCCTGCACCACGCTTTCGGTGTCTGGCATGGCGACAGGCGTCTGAGTAGCCGCTACGGGCAAGCCTTTGAAGCTGTAAAAGCCCGCACATCCATCGTCCCCTTTCTTGCCATTTTCCAAGGGCGCCAAACCCTCGAATGGCGGGAGTTTCTCCGTCCCTCCTACGTGGGTGTGGCTGGTTTTGTCTTCCTGCTGTGGTGGGCGCACCCGTTTCTATTACGAGTAACCGCAAATGTCAACTTGTAA
- a CDS encoding LysR family transcriptional regulator codes for MSDLPFTLDQLRILKAIAAEGSFKRAADSLYVSQPAVSLQVQNLERQLDVPLFDRGGRRAQLTEAGHLLLSYGEKILTLCQETCRAIEDLQNLQGGTLIVGASQTTGTYLLPRMIGLFRQSYPDVAVQLHVHSTRRTAWSVANGQVDLAIIGGEVPSDLQDALEIIPYAEDELALILPVFHPLAKIPTIQREDLYKLQFIALDSQSTIRKVIDNVLIRADIDPRRLKIEMELNSIEAIKNAVQAGLGAAFVSLAAIEKELQMGVLHNAHIEEVTIKRMLSVIVNPNRYRSKAAEAFSREILPQFATPGWEKHLVQPPSLETDVLKAAAAHPHRGTPANGS; via the coding sequence ATGTCTGACCTTCCTTTCACTCTAGATCAACTCCGCATTCTCAAAGCGATCGCCGCTGAGGGGAGCTTCAAGCGTGCCGCCGATAGCCTCTATGTCTCTCAACCCGCCGTTAGTCTGCAAGTGCAAAACTTAGAACGGCAGCTAGATGTGCCGTTGTTCGACCGGGGGGGACGACGGGCACAACTGACAGAAGCAGGACACTTGCTCCTCAGCTACGGCGAAAAAATCCTGACACTTTGTCAGGAAACCTGCCGCGCCATCGAAGACCTGCAAAATCTCCAGGGTGGCACCCTGATTGTAGGCGCTTCTCAGACGACAGGAACCTATCTGCTGCCCCGCATGATCGGGTTGTTCCGGCAAAGTTATCCGGATGTGGCCGTGCAATTGCACGTTCACTCGACTAGGCGCACCGCCTGGAGCGTCGCTAACGGTCAAGTTGACCTAGCGATCATTGGAGGAGAAGTGCCTTCGGATCTGCAAGACGCCTTAGAAATTATTCCATATGCGGAAGATGAACTAGCCCTCATCTTGCCAGTTTTTCATCCCTTGGCCAAAATCCCTACCATCCAGAGAGAAGACCTTTATAAATTGCAGTTTATTGCCTTAGATTCCCAGTCAACCATCCGTAAGGTAATTGACAACGTGCTAATTCGCGCCGATATTGACCCCCGCCGTCTCAAAATCGAGATGGAACTAAACTCAATTGAGGCGATTAAAAATGCCGTACAAGCAGGATTGGGAGCAGCCTTTGTATCGTTGGCGGCAATCGAAAAAGAGTTGCAGATGGGCGTACTCCACAACGCTCACATTGAGGAAGTGACTATAAAACGGATGCTGTCCGTAATTGTCAACCCCAACCGCTACCGCTCGAAGGCAGCAGAAGCCTTTAGCCGGGAAATATTACCCCAATTTGCCACGCCGGGATGGGAAAAGCATCTGGTGCAGCCGCCTTCGCTGGAAACGGATGTCTTAAAGGCAGCGGCGGCACATCCACACAGAGGAACGCCTGCTAATGGCAGTTAA
- a CDS encoding serine/threonine-protein kinase, translated as MEIYCTRPGCPRPLNFFADLDDSATLRTAQRKFCTTCGMPLILQERYLPSKLLGRGGFGAAFLARDRFMPKMRQCVVKQFQPSGDLNQAQLEQAQKLFEREAEVLEDLGHQNDQIPDLFAFFPLTVPNWPAGNKQEQLFYLVQQFIDGETLEEELAAKGQFSENEVLEVLGQILPVLKFVHENGSIHRDIKLSNIMRDRKGRLYLLDFGAVKQAAKVVPGGASTGIYTPGYAPLEQMTGGQVFPSTDLYAFAVTCLVLLTGKQPNELFDTFRNSWNWRTEAQCSGSEAVAPLAPRLADILDRMLLSAPNERFQSALEVLEALTPKASPQLHTQPPPPPPPPPPPPPAHTQQAHPITPPGTTSGGNVVPPPPKPRFSLVEVLGAAAFTGFEGGLLFLGIGTLVPLAIKAGLVGMILGGLVFAQYRRLIEGKDLPIIAGVTLGIVLFLLRNQIQFVLMVAIVAAAGAIAVTALFRLIYKLLSSFL; from the coding sequence ATGGAAATTTACTGCACCCGTCCAGGCTGCCCGCGTCCTCTCAATTTTTTTGCCGATCTCGATGACAGCGCTACTCTGAGGACGGCACAGAGGAAGTTTTGCACGACCTGCGGGATGCCGCTGATTTTACAGGAACGCTATCTGCCTTCAAAGCTGCTAGGGCGTGGGGGTTTTGGGGCGGCGTTTTTGGCACGCGATCGCTTTATGCCCAAGATGCGCCAGTGCGTTGTTAAACAATTTCAGCCCTCTGGCGATCTCAACCAAGCTCAACTCGAACAGGCTCAAAAGTTATTTGAGCGCGAGGCAGAAGTTTTAGAGGATCTTGGCCACCAAAACGACCAAATTCCCGACCTTTTTGCTTTTTTCCCGTTGACTGTTCCCAACTGGCCAGCGGGTAACAAGCAAGAACAGTTATTCTATTTGGTGCAGCAATTTATCGATGGTGAGACTCTAGAGGAGGAATTAGCTGCAAAAGGACAGTTTTCAGAAAACGAGGTGTTGGAAGTTTTAGGGCAAATTCTTCCTGTGCTGAAGTTTGTCCATGAAAACGGCTCGATTCACCGAGATATCAAGCTGTCTAATATCATGCGCGATCGCAAAGGTCGGCTTTATCTGTTAGATTTTGGCGCAGTCAAGCAAGCGGCTAAGGTTGTGCCTGGTGGTGCTTCGACAGGAATTTATACACCTGGGTACGCTCCTCTTGAACAAATGACTGGAGGGCAAGTATTTCCATCAACCGATTTATACGCTTTCGCTGTCACTTGCTTGGTGTTGCTGACTGGCAAACAGCCAAACGAGCTATTTGACACTTTCAGAAATTCTTGGAACTGGAGAACCGAGGCGCAATGTAGCGGTAGCGAAGCGGTAGCGCCCTTGGCGCCTCGCCTCGCAGACATTTTAGACCGGATGCTCTTAAGCGCTCCCAACGAACGCTTTCAATCAGCCCTAGAAGTCCTCGAAGCCCTCACCCCTAAAGCATCGCCACAACTACACACCCAGCCGCCACCGCCACCGCCACCGCCACCGCCACCGCCACCAGCCCATACACAACAAGCCCATCCCATAACCCCACCAGGCACAACGTCGGGCGGTAATGTTGTGCCACCTCCTCCTAAACCGAGATTTTCTTTGGTGGAAGTATTAGGTGCAGCGGCCTTTACGGGGTTTGAGGGGGGCTTGCTGTTTCTAGGTATTGGTACTTTAGTGCCATTAGCAATTAAGGCGGGATTAGTGGGAATGATTTTAGGTGGTTTGGTATTTGCACAATACCGTCGCCTGATTGAAGGTAAGGATTTGCCGATTATTGCTGGCGTGACGCTGGGTATTGTCTTGTTTTTGCTACGGAACCAGATTCAATTTGTCTTGATGGTGGCAATTGTCGCAGCAGCGGGAGCGATCGCGGTTACGGCTCTATTTCGCCTAATTTACAAGTTACTATCTAGTTTCTTATAA
- a CDS encoding ABC transporter substrate-binding protein, whose translation MSQRNETTILLLTLIATIGLVAGGVWLFTKGIQPPPPGSTDSTTPSPSQPVVQDNISFGEEILVTKEVSNNPPFVDLKQKGVTAIAGKNYSQAVSYLQAALKLNPNAPETRIYLNNAQIGEQKSYTIAVAAPIGSDADGALEILRGVATAQNKINQAAGGNGLRLKVAIANDNNQETQAQEIATKLVNNSEILGVVGHWASGITLAAAPVYDSGKLVTISPISTSVKLSNISRYVFRTVPSDYVAARALANYMLKLQRKNAFVFFNSQSDYSKSLKSEFSTAVSLQGGQVLSEIDLSTSAFNAAQSVEQAKRQKADVLMLAADTNKLDQALQVVQVNQKQFNILAGDDVYGIKTLKDGGAAAEGMVVAVPWHSDAEATQSDFLRQSKQLWGGANVNWRTALSYDAVQALVAALERNPTRSGVQEVLSSPEFSTQGASGTIRFLPSGDRNAPVQLVKIIPSNSSRSGTGYDFAPVSP comes from the coding sequence ATGTCTCAACGTAACGAAACAACTATTCTGCTCTTGACTCTAATCGCAACGATTGGATTAGTGGCGGGGGGTGTATGGTTATTTACCAAAGGTATCCAACCACCGCCTCCAGGGTCAACTGATTCAACAACTCCATCACCATCCCAGCCTGTGGTGCAAGACAACATCAGTTTTGGAGAAGAAATTTTAGTCACAAAAGAGGTTAGTAACAATCCCCCCTTTGTAGATTTAAAGCAAAAGGGAGTAACAGCAATTGCAGGAAAAAATTATAGTCAAGCAGTTTCCTATTTGCAAGCTGCGCTCAAGCTCAACCCTAACGCACCGGAAACACGAATTTATCTCAATAATGCTCAAATTGGCGAACAGAAATCTTACACAATTGCCGTAGCCGCGCCTATTGGTAGCGATGCAGACGGAGCCTTGGAAATTTTGCGCGGCGTGGCGACGGCTCAAAATAAAATTAATCAGGCTGCGGGTGGAAATGGACTGCGGCTAAAAGTAGCGATCGCCAACGATAATAATCAAGAAACACAAGCCCAAGAAATTGCCACAAAATTAGTTAATAACTCCGAAATTTTAGGAGTTGTAGGTCATTGGGCGAGCGGGATAACTTTAGCCGCAGCACCAGTTTATGACTCTGGAAAACTCGTCACCATTTCCCCCATCAGTACCTCTGTAAAATTAAGTAATATTAGCCGCTATGTTTTCCGCACTGTTCCCAGCGACTATGTTGCTGCAAGGGCATTAGCAAATTATATGTTGAAATTACAGAGGAAAAATGCCTTTGTTTTCTTCAATTCTCAGAGCGATTATAGTAAATCTCTTAAATCGGAGTTTTCCACCGCTGTTTCCTTACAAGGCGGACAGGTATTAAGTGAAATCGATTTATCAACTTCAGCTTTTAATGCTGCTCAAAGCGTGGAGCAAGCGAAGAGGCAAAAAGCCGATGTGCTGATGCTAGCAGCCGATACAAATAAACTAGATCAAGCTCTACAAGTTGTTCAGGTTAATCAAAAACAGTTCAATATTTTGGCGGGAGATGATGTTTATGGAATCAAGACTTTAAAAGATGGCGGAGCAGCAGCAGAAGGAATGGTAGTGGCTGTTCCTTGGCATAGTGACGCAGAAGCTACACAGTCAGATTTTCTCCGTCAATCCAAACAACTTTGGGGTGGCGCAAATGTGAACTGGCGCACTGCTTTATCATATGATGCAGTGCAAGCTTTAGTTGCTGCACTAGAACGCAATCCCACACGTTCGGGAGTGCAAGAAGTTTTGTCATCACCAGAATTTTCTACTCAAGGAGCATCTGGAACTATTAGATTTTTACCTTCAGGCGATCGCAATGCGCCCGTCCAGCTAGTAAAAATTATTCCGTCTAACTCTTCTCGTTCTGGCACTGGTTATGATTTTGCGCCAGTGTCACCATAG
- a CDS encoding PstS family phosphate ABC transporter substrate-binding protein, giving the protein MSQKNETTILVLAVLITAGLVGIGFWLLAPKSGVDTSNSSNNQSPQSTSETFAQVHGVPSGLFNYGGSSTWASVRKEVDADIQTVWPKFQLRYTNPRKGAPSSETGIRMLLENQLDFAQSSIPIPDKYYQQAQQRGIGLKEIPVAIDALAVVVHPSLNIPGLTVDQVDKIYEGKITNWNQIGGPNLKIKPYSKTEQKPGSHVQFASTTTEALRGVAINPAGIFYASAPLLVTQCNVKPLPLGRNANELVAPYKEPLVPINQCPNKRNELNVDAFKSGEYPNTRRLFVIIKQDGQIAQKAGEAYANLMLTSQGQTALAKAGFVSIR; this is encoded by the coding sequence ATGTCACAAAAAAATGAAACAACTATTCTAGTTTTAGCTGTCTTAATCACAGCTGGTTTAGTGGGTATTGGCTTTTGGCTGCTTGCTCCTAAGTCTGGCGTTGACACCAGTAATTCATCTAACAATCAATCCCCACAATCAACAAGTGAAACTTTTGCCCAAGTTCACGGTGTCCCCAGCGGTTTATTTAACTATGGTGGTAGCTCAACTTGGGCATCTGTTCGCAAAGAAGTAGACGCAGATATTCAAACAGTATGGCCTAAGTTCCAGCTACGCTATACTAACCCCCGCAAAGGCGCACCTAGCTCGGAAACTGGTATCCGGATGTTGTTAGAAAATCAACTTGATTTTGCCCAGTCCTCAATCCCTATACCAGATAAATATTATCAGCAAGCGCAACAACGGGGTATTGGACTTAAAGAGATCCCAGTAGCAATAGACGCGCTGGCAGTTGTCGTACATCCTAGCTTAAATATTCCAGGTCTGACTGTAGATCAAGTAGATAAAATTTATGAAGGCAAGATTACTAATTGGAATCAAATTGGTGGCCCCAATCTAAAAATTAAGCCTTATAGTAAAACAGAACAAAAACCTGGTTCCCATGTTCAATTTGCTTCAACTACAACCGAGGCTCTGCGCGGGGTTGCTATTAATCCAGCGGGTATTTTCTACGCATCAGCACCGTTGTTAGTAACTCAATGTAATGTTAAGCCGCTACCGCTGGGCCGTAACGCTAATGAACTGGTTGCCCCTTACAAAGAGCCGCTTGTGCCCATAAACCAGTGTCCAAATAAGCGTAACGAATTGAACGTTGATGCTTTCAAAAGCGGTGAATATCCAAATACTCGTCGGTTGTTTGTAATTATTAAACAAGATGGGCAAATTGCCCAAAAAGCAGGTGAAGCTTATGCTAATTTGATGCTAACATCTCAGGGACAGACGGCACTTGCAAAAGCTGGGTTTGTCAGCATTCGATAA
- a CDS encoding PstS family phosphate ABC transporter substrate-binding protein — MSQKNETPVLILALLITAALLAGGFWWFTSKSGVNNSGSSSNSNSSDSASIQQGQSRGEGFAQVQNIPTGLFSYGGSTSFAPLRLAVDSAIQAARPEFKLRYVNPISGSASSGNGIKMLLDGKLDFAQSSRSISDREYRQAQQRGFSLKEIAIAIDGLALAVNPNMNIQGLTLDQLKSIYTGKITNWKQVGGPDVPIKPYTRKQNGGTVELFVEEILGGGNFGANVEFVPDTTAALRKLASNTGGIYFASAPEVVPQCSIKPLPLVSKAGEFVMPYQQPFVSPQECPGKRNQLNIAAFQNGQYPITRKLFVIVKQNNQREQQAGEAYANLLLSAEGQEAIAKAGFVRIR, encoded by the coding sequence ATGTCTCAAAAAAATGAAACTCCTGTTTTGATCCTAGCCCTCTTGATTACAGCTGCATTATTAGCTGGCGGATTTTGGTGGTTTACTAGCAAGTCTGGAGTTAATAATAGCGGTAGTTCATCTAACTCCAACTCCAGCGATTCTGCATCCATTCAACAGGGGCAATCTAGGGGCGAAGGCTTTGCCCAAGTGCAAAATATCCCCACTGGATTGTTTAGCTACGGTGGCAGTACTTCTTTTGCCCCGCTTCGACTTGCAGTAGACTCAGCCATACAAGCGGCAAGACCTGAGTTTAAACTACGCTATGTTAATCCCATCAGCGGCTCTGCAAGTTCTGGTAATGGCATCAAAATGTTATTAGACGGGAAACTCGATTTCGCGCAATCCTCTCGCAGTATTTCCGATCGGGAGTATCGACAAGCACAGCAACGCGGATTCAGCCTCAAAGAAATTGCTATTGCTATTGATGGTTTGGCCTTAGCTGTTAACCCAAACATGAATATTCAAGGTCTGACTTTAGACCAGCTAAAATCTATTTACACTGGCAAAATTACTAACTGGAAACAAGTTGGTGGCCCGGATGTGCCAATTAAACCCTATACGCGCAAGCAGAACGGCGGTACGGTGGAACTGTTTGTTGAAGAAATTCTGGGCGGAGGGAATTTTGGTGCGAATGTAGAGTTTGTGCCTGACACTACTGCGGCGCTGAGAAAACTCGCTAGCAACACTGGTGGAATTTACTTCGCGTCTGCGCCAGAGGTGGTGCCGCAGTGTAGCATCAAGCCTTTACCGCTGGTGAGCAAAGCAGGGGAATTTGTGATGCCCTACCAGCAACCATTCGTATCTCCTCAAGAGTGTCCTGGCAAACGCAATCAGCTGAATATAGCAGCTTTCCAAAACGGTCAGTATCCGATTACTCGCAAGCTGTTTGTGATAGTTAAACAAAATAATCAGAGAGAGCAGCAAGCAGGGGAAGCCTATGCAAACTTGCTACTATCGGCTGAAGGTCAGGAAGCGATCGCTAAGGCTGGATTTGTGAGAATACGTTAA